The Phormidium sp. PBR-2020 DNA segment TAGGAACGGTCTTTACGTTTGATATTCAAGCCCAACCGGTGCAGTTTAAAACGATCTCAGTCTCCCCTCCTCCGCCTCGCATCATTCACCTATCCCCCGAAACAGAACCACCTCGGATTTTAATTGTCGATGATATTGAAGAAAGTCGTCTTCTCCTGAGAACTCTGTTGGGTAACATTGGCTTTCACATCGAGGAAGCTCGCCAGGGAGAAGAAGCCTTAAACCTCTGGGAAACCTGGCAACCTCAGTTAATTTTGATGGATTTACAAATGCCAGTTTTGGATGGCTATGAGGCGACCCGTCAACTACGGCAACGTGAGTCCACCAATCGCTCAGGAACAAGCTCCCCTCCACGCCGAACGCCGATTATTGCCCTAACGGCGAATCTCTTTGCTGAAGAACAACAAGCCGCTACCTTCGCTGGCTGCGATCGCCTCATCGCCAAACCCTTTTCAGAGCAGGAGTTACTCAAAACAATCGGAACCTATTTAAATCTTCAGTATTTATATGAAAACAAAATCGTATATGACCGAGGAGAATGTGCCAAAACCTCTTTTGGGGAAAGCCCCCTGGAAGGATTAGCCCAAATGCCGAAATCTTGGCTGATGGAGTTACAACAGTATACAAAATTGGGCAGTGATGATTTGATTTTTAGCCTCATTGCCCGAAGCCTCAGGGAAGACTGCCCCGCCGAACAAAGCTTAGCTGAACATATTTTGCAACTGACCCGCAACTTCCAATTTGCTCGGCTCAATGAGCTAATTGACGAGTGTCTAAAGTCTTGACTTTTTTGTAAATATGTGATAAAAAAAACTCAATCTTCTAACAAAGACCATCCCAAACGAGTCGGCTGTTCATAGAGATACCTGAGTGTCCTCAAGTCTCGTGGAGAGAGATGGGGAGGATGACGCACCTGGGAGTAATACATCACATCCGTAGGGCGATCGCTATGGCCCCAAATTCCCAACGCATGACCCAACTCATGACGCAGAGCCGCCTGAGCCGCCTCAGTTCCCTGAGTGGGACTCAGGAGAATCTCAAAGCGATGGCCTAACTGCTGCTCCCGCCAATACAGGTCATAACTCACTCGGGCCGCCGCCGCCCGAAAGTCATCTCCCACCCGTCGCGGTGGGGGACGACGCTGCCAAATGACAATATCCGCCGACTCGGACTCGTCAGCCATCTCCAGGGATAAATATTCTCCCCATTCCTCAATTACCCCAGTCATCGCCCCCCGCCAAGACTCAGAGGGAGAGCCATCGAGATAAACGCGAACCGGGAACTCAGACCAAACTAAGGCCCCAACTCCCGTCTCTTCTAGGCGATCGCCATAATGCTGCCCCTGCGGAGCGATCGCCCCCAAAGACCTCGGTAGAGGGTGGGAGCGATAAGGCAAATCCTCCAGCCGAACTCCCTCTGGCCCTAAATCACCAGTTGCATTCAGCGGTTGCAGCAGAATAATTAGCCCAACAAGGGCGATCGCCAACGCCATCCACCCTTGTCTTCGCCAACCCTTAAACCCAGCCCGCACTTAAGACCACCGTGCAGCCCATAAATAAAATCGTCAACGTCCAAGTAATGCGATTAAGAGTGGTTTCGGCACTTTTGGCACTGGTAAACAGTTGAGCCTGGCCGCCAATGCCGCCAATCCCATCGCCTTTAGGAGAATGGAGGAGAACCACCACAATCAGGCTCACCGCCGAAATCACCCAAACCAATTGAACAATCGTTGCAGTTGTCATAAGGTCACAAAAAAGATCACAAAAAAGGTCACAGACAGCAAAGAGAACCCGAGGTTAGCTAAACGCGAACCGCAATTGGGGTTCGGTTAGGATGTACCTCATAACTGGCGGGAACCAGCATCGAGCGTCCCGTCATTTCTTGGGGTTGGGGTAGCCCCAGAATCTCAAGAATCGTCGGAGCGATGTCCGCCAAACGGCCATCCTCTCGCAACACCACCTCACCCCCATAACCAGGAACCTTAGCTCCTTCCCCTTCAATCAGGATAAAGGGAACCGGGTTCGTGGTGTGAGCCGTCCAAGGATTGCCCTTTTCATCCTTCATATATTCAGCATTCCCATGGTCGGCTGTAATCAGGGCCGTTCCTCCCACCTTACCAATACTATCGATGAGGCGGCCCAAACAACGATCAACTGTAGTGATGGCTTCAACAGACGCATCCATCATCCCCGTATGGCCCACCATATCCGGGTTGGCATAGTTAATCACCACCAGAGAATACACCCGTTGCGCGATCGCCTCCACGGCCACATCCGTTACCTCTTCGGCAGACATGGCGGGGGCGCGATCGTACGTCGCCACCATCGGCGAATTAATTAGATGACGATCTTCCCCCTCAAAGGGGGTTTCTCGCCCTCCATTAAAGAAATAGGTCACATGAGCATATTTTTCCGTCTCTGCCGTGCGGAATTGTTTTAACCCATGATCAGCAATCACTTCTCCCAGGATATTGGTCAAATTTTGCGGCTCAAAAGCCACCAAGACCGGGAAACTGGGATCATACTGGGTAAAGGTGAGGAAATTGAGAGGCCGATACTCCCGCTCAAAGGCCGCAAACTCGGGGTCTACCAAAGCTTGGGTCAGTTCTCGGGCCCGATCCGGGCGAAAATTATAGAAAATAACACTATCATTGGCTTCGATCGCCCCCTCCGCCACACGAGTCGGCAGCAGAAACTCATCGGTAATCTCCTCAGCATAAGCCGCCTCAATCACCTCCTCCACCGACTGATCCACCCGAGGCGTATTCTCAGTCAGCACCCGATAGGCTTTTTCCACCCGATCCCAGCGGTGATCCCGATCCATGGCATAGTAGCGGCCACTGATCGTCACAATTTCCCCAACGCCCACCTCATCGAGATGAGCTTGAATCTTACGAATAACGGCACTACCAGAATGAGGATTAGTATCCCGACCATCGGTAATGGCATGAATGCAAAGCTGTTCAATGCCCTCAGCCTTGGCCCACTCCACCAATCCCAGAAGATGATCCACATGGGAGTGAACCCCACCATCAGAACATAGACCAATCAGATGAAGCTTACCACCCGAGGTTTTGGTAGCTTGACCAAGCTTTTGCAGTGCTGGGTTATCGCGGATAGTCCCTTCCTCAATGGCATCGGAAATCCGCACCAACTCCTGAGGGACGACGCGTCCGGAGCCGAGGTTCAAATGTCCAACCTCAGAATTTCCCATTTGTCCGATGGGCAGCCCCACATCTTTTCCAGACGTACGGATCGTGGTACGGGGGTAGGCGTTCCACAAACTGTCCATTACGGGCGTATCGGCTGCGGCAATGGAGTTATTGGTGTGTTCTTCTCGATATCCCCAGCCATCTAGAATCACCAGCACCACCGGAGACACAGGTGCTTGACTCATAATCTTGCTGCCCTTTCGCGATAAGAATTCAGGACCATCATACCACTGAAGCTTACGCTATGGCGTACTGAACCGACAACTTTTTAGCAAAAATCAGCCTCTTTCGTAATGGATTCATGGGAATTGCTGTCAATTCTGCATTAATGGGAGACACAGACTTGAGACCCGGCATCGGTTTTCACCACCTCCACATGGGTTTGAAAGGCCTCTTTGAGATGGGGAATATGAGTCACCGCCAGAATACAGGCAAAATCCGGGGCGATCGCCTCAATGGCGGACACCAACCGTTCACAGCCGCGATCATCCTGCGTCCCAAACCCCTCATCAATCACCAATAACTGCAACGCCGCCCCCGAACGCTGAGCCAGGAGTTTCGCTAAAGCTAAACGAATGGCAAAGTTAATGCGAAACGCCTCGCCCCCGGAATAGGTTTCATAGGCGCGAGTTCCCCGAGCATCGGCAATATAAATATCCAGGGTATCAATGAGTTTGCGGGTTTTTTTACTCCCTTTCGAGGCCCGTTGCGTCACAAATTGCACATGGAGCTGATTGGCACTCAGACGGGCTAAAAACTGATTCGCTTCTGCTTCGAGTTGGGGTAGCACCGTTTCAATGGTCAGGGCCTGGATGCCATTCTTGCCAAAGGCCTGGCTCAACTCCTGATACACCCGATGCTGTCGTTGACTGCGAGCCAACTGCCGTCGCTGTTCCTCTAAATGGGCCTGTTGAGCCTGACGATGCTGTTGTTGCTGTTGCAAGCGTCCTAACTGAGCCGAGCGGTCATTCAGCTGCGATCGCCCCTGTTCGAGTTGAGTCTGCACCTGGGCCATCTCCTGAGAACAGTCGGGACAGTCGGCCAAAGCGGCCTGGGTGGCCTGCATCTGTTGCTGCCATTGCTCCAACTCCTGCTGTCGCGTCTTGAGGCGATCGCCCAAATGGCCCAACTGCTCCTCTAAACCGGGTAACGCCTGCTGAGCATTCTCTAGCAATTGCCACTGCGATCGCCAGCCCTCCGCCTCATCCAACTGTTGCCGTAACTGACGATGAGCCTGAACATCATAATCAAGACTATCAATATAATGTTGCAAATCTCGTAGCTCCCGCGCCGTTTCCCCCTCACTCTCCAACTCCTGTAAGGCTTGCTTCCTAACCTCCACAGCCCCCTGCAACTCCGGCCGTTGCTCCTGCAACTGCTGCATCTGTCGCCGGGATTGCTCCAGTTGAGCATTCTGCAAATCCGCCCAGCGGTAGCGCTCCACCGCCCCCCGAGCCAAGGCCAACTCCCGCTCATCATACTGAAGTGCCGCCAACTGCTCCTCCACACTGGCCAACTCCTCAGCGATGCCTGGAGCATAGTCGTCCTCGGCGATCGCCCGGGCCAGCTCCTCACTATCGGCTCGCACCTGTTGCAACAACTCCCACTCCTCTTGAGTCGCCGCCAGTTGAGCCTGTCGTTGCCCCCGTTCTTCCCGCAGGCGATCATAATCGGCCAATTGCTGTTCCAGTTGGCGATATTCCTGACGCAACACCTGAATTTCCCGTTCCGAGATCGCGATTTGCTCTTGAATCAACCAATGCTGATGGCGTAATTCCTGATGCTGCTGCTCATGTTTCCCCGCCACCAACTGCCAATGATGTTCATCCAGGGGGCGATCGCACAGAGGACAGGCAGCATCAGGATCTTGCAACAGAGCGCGTTTTTGGTCCATCTCCCCCAACCGTCGCCCATACTCCTGAAGACTGCCATGCAGACCATCGAGAAAACTGCGGCGTTCGAGGCCTTTTTCTTTCACCCGTTTGTGATACACCCGCAATTTGTCCAACGCCTCAATCTGCTCACTCACCTGGGCCAGAGCCTGTTCGAGTTGCGGCCGTTGGGCCTGACGCTGTTCGAGTTGGGCCTGTCGCTGTTGTTGCTGCTCTAGGCGAGCTTCGAGTTGGGCCCGGATGCGATCGCGTTCCCCTTGCAGTCGTTGTTGTCGCTGTCGCAGGGGAGCGGCCTGGCTGTGGCAATGTTCCAACTCCTGTAACTGGGTTTTCGCCTGAGCCAGTTGGGCCAGTCCCGCTTGAATCTGGGGTTCTCGTTGTAAACTCTCCTGCAACTGTTCGAGTTGGCGATCGCAGGCCTGAAGTTGGGCCTGCTCCTGATGCAGTTGCTGTTGCACCTCAACCTTGCGGCGATCCAACTCCTGACGCAGTTGACTCTGACGTTGACTGGCATCCTGATAGCGGCTAAACTGCTCGGTCCAGTCCCGCTCTTTCGCCGATAAGGCCTGATACTCCTTATATCCCTGTTCAATCTCAACCGCCTGCTCTAAAATAGCCCTCAGCTGGGCCTGTTGCTCTCGAAGCTGCTCCTGCTGCCGGCGATCGCGTTCATAATCCTCCTCAAGACGCTCCCCTTGAGCGGCCGCCCAGTCTAACTGATGTTGCCAACGCTGTCGTTGGGCCTGTTGATGTTGTAACTCCTGCAAGCGGTCCGTTCGCTGAGCTTGTTGAGCCTGTAACTGAGCCACCTCCGCCTCCGCCGCTTGCAGTTCCCCCTCCAACTCTGGGCCCGCCGCCAAAGTCGTCTCTAAACGGGTCACGGCCTCTTGCAAGAGTTTACTCTCGGCTTTGCCCTGATTAGCAATCTCCCGAGCCTTATCCGCAAGTTGATCATAGTGATCCAACTTCAGCAAATCCACCAGCACCTGTTTCCGCTGAGCCGCTTTCTTGACCATAAACTCATCAGCACGGCCCTGACGCAGATAGGCAGAACTCAAAAACGTATCATAATCGAGCTTAAGCTGCTCAATAATCTTGTGCTGCGTGCCTCGGAGTCCCTTGCCCGTAATCGAGCGAAATCCCTGGCCCGTCTCAATTTGAAACTCCAGGGAACTCGACTGTCCCCGGCGGTGCGATCGCTTGATGCGAAACACCTGCTCTTGAGAGCGAAAGACAAAATCAACCGAAGCCTCTTTTTGGCCAATGCGGATAATATCATCCTCCGAGTTAGCCCGGGACTTGCCCCAAACCACCCAAGAAATGGCTTCGAGTAGGGAAGACTTTCCCGCTCCATTTTCCCCACAAATACAGGCGGTATGCAAGCCACTAAAATCGAGGGTGGCTGATTGGTAGCTAAAAAAATTGTGAAGCGTCAGGTGTAAAGGAATCATAATTGACGAGGCGCCGAGTCCCTGAATGTTTCATCCAGACATGAGGCTGCCAGAGCATTTGACTGGAGGTCTCTGCGGAACGATGAGGTCGGGACAACCGTTCATTCGACTCCTATGGTAAAGCCCTAGGGGCAATCTTGGGGCTACGATGGGCCAAAAAAGTGATTCTTTTTCAACTTTTCTTGGCTACGAGGGTACTGTACACTCAAAAACAAATCTTCAGGCCGGCCCTGTCTGACCTTTCTAACCACATCATCCCCAGGCCTTGGGGCCAAATCTTGTCTCAACTCGCACCATGAATCCCAATTCCGTTCGCTTTCTCCAACACCAAGCCGCCTCATTACTCCTCTATCAAGAGGTTTTGACGGGTGAGGCGGGACAGGCCTTTGTTCAACTTCTCGACACTCTCTACCGTCACGACAAACCCAGCGCCTGTGTCTATGCCTACGCTCGTTGGTTTCGGGCCTTAGTGGCTCGGGGACAGAGTTGGCAGGACTATTTGATTCAACGACTGCTCTATGATGATAATCCCTTCACTCATCAAGCCCAGTTACATCCCTTCCCGGATCTCAATCCCACCCTGGTGCAAGCGGCCCAAGATGACTTAAGCGCCCTACAACACCTGGCAACCTGTGGCGGCCCCACCCTCAGTCAATGGGTGCGTCAGGTGACTAAATCCGACAGTTCCCTGGTGGCCATTCCCGATCACATCGGCGAGCATCCCCTGCAATTGGGCCAAACTTGGAATGAGTCCCTCCCAGAATTAGCCGCGTTCCATCGCCAACGAGGGGCTGGAACCTTGGCTCAATATCACGTTCTCCGCTGGTCTGAGTCTAACCTACAGGGAGTCCCCGTAGCTGATCCGGTGCGCTTAGAGGAGTTGGCCGGGTATGAGACTCAAAAAGCCACCTTGGTTGAGAATACCCAGCGCTTATTGGCCGGAGAATTAGCTCTCCATGTCTTGCTCTATGGCAGTCGTGGCACTGGGAAATCCTCCCTCGTCAAAGCCTTGGTGAATGAGTATGGCGATCGCGGCTTACGACTACTCGAAGTCATGAAATCACAACTTTATGACCTGCCCCAAATTAGTGAACGGTTACGAAATTTACCGCAAAAATTCATTTTGTTTGTAGATGACCTCTCCTTTGAAGAAGATGACGACGCCTTTAAAGCCCTAAAAGTGGTCTTAGAAGGTAGTGTGACCGCTCGACCTCAAAACGTCGTGGTCTATGCCACATCCAACCGTCGTCATCTAATTCGTGAATTCTTTGAGGATCGCCCTCGCCCGGGTGCCGCCGCCGAAATTCATAACTGGGACACCGTCGAAGAAAAACTCTCCTTTAGCGATCGCTTTGGCTTAACCCTGACCTTTGAGGGCACAGACCAACGCCGTTATCTAGAAATTGTGCGGCATTTAGCAGGACAACGCCGTCTGGATCTCCCCCTCGGGGAACTCGAAGCCCAAGCCCTGCAATGGGCAACTCGCCATAATGGGCGTTCAGGACGCACTGCCCGACAGTTTATTGAACAGCTACAACCTCAGCTCAAAACAGCACGAGCGAGCGATGATCCCTGGAACGCATAACCGTGAAGCTATCCGGACTGAATTTACATTAACTTAAGAATCTTATTGGAACGTAAGTCCCCCTGCAATCTCTGACCAAAAAATCAAACTTGAGCTAAGATGGAGCGTAATAAAAAAATAGTTTAACTTATAGTCTCTTTACAAATGGATGAACTGATCAATGTAGCAGGGATCGAGTATCAGGTAAGGTCTGAGCATCTTGTCAAAGCTCCAGCCCCAGCCCGAGCCATATCTCCCAAACTGGGGTCTTCCCGGATCAATCTCATGAAATTTTTTGATTTATCCCCGGACTTATTGGGAGTGATTGGCTCGGATAGTCATTTTAAACATCTCTCCCCCGCCTGGGAAAGCATCCTAGGCCATAGCAGCCAAGAGCTAAAATCACGGCCTTGGATTGACTGGATCCATCGCGACGATCTCCAGAAAACCTTAGGTCATATCAATAACCTAGTGATTGTCGGCAAAGACAAGGTCACCTTTAAGAATCGGCTGCGTTGTCGCAATGGCAAGTATCGCTGGCTGTCCTGGCAAGCCAACTACGACCCTAAAAATCATTTGATTTATACCCAAGTCTCGGATTTAGGCGAACGCCCCGGCTGTAGTATTAGCCCCAATCTCTCAGGGCAAAGATTTAACACCCCGGAAGAACATTTCCGTCTGCTCGTAGATGGGGTTAAAGATCATGCCATCTATATGCTCGATCGCCATGGACGAGTAATTAGCTGGAATGCCGGTGCAGAACGGATCAACGGCTGGGAAGCCCATGAAATTATCGGCCAATCCAGCGGCATCTTCTTCACCGCCGAAAGCCGTCAGCGGGGAGTCCCCGAGAAGGTGCTGCAAGTCGCCGCCACCTCGGGGCGAGTGGAATTTGAAAACTGGCGAATGCGTAAAGATGGCTCCTGTTTTTGGGCCAATGTCACCTTATCAGCCCTACGGGATGACCAGGGACAACTTCTCGGCTATGCCACCATTACCCGAGATGTGACCGATCGCAAACAGGAAGAAGAAGCCTTACAACAGGCCTACGACAACCTAGAAAAACGGGTCGCCGAACGCACCGCAGAACTGCAAGCCGCTAACAGCCGACTGCGTGAAGAAGTCCATATCCGCCGTCAAACCGAAGAAGCCCTACGCCAATCTCAACAACGACTGACGCAACAAGCCAGTCAACTCGAAACCACCTTACGGGAGCTACGCAGCACCCAAGCACAACTGATTCATACGGAGAAAATGTCAGGCTTGGGACAGTTGGTGGCAGGAGTTGCCCATGAAATCAATAACCCTGTCGGGTTTATCCATGGCAACCTGGAACACGCCAGTCATTATGTCCGAGACTTACTGCGGCTCATTGACTGTTATCAGGAGCATTACCCCAATCCCAGCCCCAAAATTCAGGCAGAACTCGAAGATATTGATCTGGAGTTTATTGTGGCAGATATGCCGAAACTCTTGGCATCGATGAACCAGGGAACCCAGCGGATTAAGTCCATTGTCGAGTCATTGCGCCATTTCTCAGGCCTCAATGAAGCTCAGTACAAGCCGGTGGA contains these protein-coding regions:
- a CDS encoding peptidase; its protein translation is MALAIALVGLIILLQPLNATGDLGPEGVRLEDLPYRSHPLPRSLGAIAPQGQHYGDRLEETGVGALVWSEFPVRVYLDGSPSESWRGAMTGVIEEWGEYLSLEMADESESADIVIWQRRPPPRRVGDDFRAAAARVSYDLYWREQQLGHRFEILLSPTQGTEAAQAALRHELGHALGIWGHSDRPTDVMYYSQVRHPPHLSPRDLRTLRYLYEQPTRLGWSLLED
- the secG gene encoding preprotein translocase subunit SecG, yielding MTTATIVQLVWVISAVSLIVVVLLHSPKGDGIGGIGGQAQLFTSAKSAETTLNRITWTLTILFMGCTVVLSAGWV
- the gpmI gene encoding 2,3-bisphosphoglycerate-independent phosphoglycerate mutase, coding for MSQAPVSPVVLVILDGWGYREEHTNNSIAAADTPVMDSLWNAYPRTTIRTSGKDVGLPIGQMGNSEVGHLNLGSGRVVPQELVRISDAIEEGTIRDNPALQKLGQATKTSGGKLHLIGLCSDGGVHSHVDHLLGLVEWAKAEGIEQLCIHAITDGRDTNPHSGSAVIRKIQAHLDEVGVGEIVTISGRYYAMDRDHRWDRVEKAYRVLTENTPRVDQSVEEVIEAAYAEEITDEFLLPTRVAEGAIEANDSVIFYNFRPDRARELTQALVDPEFAAFEREYRPLNFLTFTQYDPSFPVLVAFEPQNLTNILGEVIADHGLKQFRTAETEKYAHVTYFFNGGRETPFEGEDRHLINSPMVATYDRAPAMSAEEVTDVAVEAIAQRVYSLVVINYANPDMVGHTGMMDASVEAITTVDRCLGRLIDSIGKVGGTALITADHGNAEYMKDEKGNPWTAHTTNPVPFILIEGEGAKVPGYGGEVVLREDGRLADIAPTILEILGLPQPQEMTGRSMLVPASYEVHPNRTPIAVRV
- a CDS encoding SMC family ATPase, with amino-acid sequence MIPLHLTLHNFFSYQSATLDFSGLHTACICGENGAGKSSLLEAISWVVWGKSRANSEDDIIRIGQKEASVDFVFRSQEQVFRIKRSHRRGQSSSLEFQIETGQGFRSITGKGLRGTQHKIIEQLKLDYDTFLSSAYLRQGRADEFMVKKAAQRKQVLVDLLKLDHYDQLADKAREIANQGKAESKLLQEAVTRLETTLAAGPELEGELQAAEAEVAQLQAQQAQRTDRLQELQHQQAQRQRWQHQLDWAAAQGERLEEDYERDRRQQEQLREQQAQLRAILEQAVEIEQGYKEYQALSAKERDWTEQFSRYQDASQRQSQLRQELDRRKVEVQQQLHQEQAQLQACDRQLEQLQESLQREPQIQAGLAQLAQAKTQLQELEHCHSQAAPLRQRQQRLQGERDRIRAQLEARLEQQQQRQAQLEQRQAQRPQLEQALAQVSEQIEALDKLRVYHKRVKEKGLERRSFLDGLHGSLQEYGRRLGEMDQKRALLQDPDAACPLCDRPLDEHHWQLVAGKHEQQHQELRHQHWLIQEQIAISEREIQVLRQEYRQLEQQLADYDRLREERGQRQAQLAATQEEWELLQQVRADSEELARAIAEDDYAPGIAEELASVEEQLAALQYDERELALARGAVERYRWADLQNAQLEQSRRQMQQLQEQRPELQGAVEVRKQALQELESEGETARELRDLQHYIDSLDYDVQAHRQLRQQLDEAEGWRSQWQLLENAQQALPGLEEQLGHLGDRLKTRQQELEQWQQQMQATQAALADCPDCSQEMAQVQTQLEQGRSQLNDRSAQLGRLQQQQQHRQAQQAHLEEQRRQLARSQRQHRVYQELSQAFGKNGIQALTIETVLPQLEAEANQFLARLSANQLHVQFVTQRASKGSKKTRKLIDTLDIYIADARGTRAYETYSGGEAFRINFAIRLALAKLLAQRSGAALQLLVIDEGFGTQDDRGCERLVSAIEAIAPDFACILAVTHIPHLKEAFQTHVEVVKTDAGSQVCVSH
- a CDS encoding ATP-binding protein is translated as MNPNSVRFLQHQAASLLLYQEVLTGEAGQAFVQLLDTLYRHDKPSACVYAYARWFRALVARGQSWQDYLIQRLLYDDNPFTHQAQLHPFPDLNPTLVQAAQDDLSALQHLATCGGPTLSQWVRQVTKSDSSLVAIPDHIGEHPLQLGQTWNESLPELAAFHRQRGAGTLAQYHVLRWSESNLQGVPVADPVRLEELAGYETQKATLVENTQRLLAGELALHVLLYGSRGTGKSSLVKALVNEYGDRGLRLLEVMKSQLYDLPQISERLRNLPQKFILFVDDLSFEEDDDAFKALKVVLEGSVTARPQNVVVYATSNRRHLIREFFEDRPRPGAAAEIHNWDTVEEKLSFSDRFGLTLTFEGTDQRRYLEIVRHLAGQRRLDLPLGELEAQALQWATRHNGRSGRTARQFIEQLQPQLKTARASDDPWNA
- a CDS encoding PAS domain S-box protein — protein: MKFFDLSPDLLGVIGSDSHFKHLSPAWESILGHSSQELKSRPWIDWIHRDDLQKTLGHINNLVIVGKDKVTFKNRLRCRNGKYRWLSWQANYDPKNHLIYTQVSDLGERPGCSISPNLSGQRFNTPEEHFRLLVDGVKDHAIYMLDRHGRVISWNAGAERINGWEAHEIIGQSSGIFFTAESRQRGVPEKVLQVAATSGRVEFENWRMRKDGSCFWANVTLSALRDDQGQLLGYATITRDVTDRKQEEEALQQAYDNLEKRVAERTAELQAANSRLREEVHIRRQTEEALRQSQQRLTQQASQLETTLRELRSTQAQLIHTEKMSGLGQLVAGVAHEINNPVGFIHGNLEHASHYVRDLLRLIDCYQEHYPNPSPKIQAELEDIDLEFIVADMPKLLASMNQGTQRIKSIVESLRHFSGLNEAQYKPVDLHQALNSTLRVLQHRLQGDGRQGPIELIRDYDENLTKVDCFPGQLNQAFANVIGNAIDALRDQEKAQSQGEYIPTLTVQTQHLGDRVRICFRDNGPGMDESVRSRIFDPFFTTKPVGRGTGLGLSTTYQIIVEKHRGSLTCTSQCQQGTSIVLELPLDSNR